A part of Spirochaetae bacterium HGW-Spirochaetae-1 genomic DNA contains:
- a CDS encoding alanine racemase, which translates to MNRRQFLILLAGAGAGLASVYAFKPSRKGAPYSPYFKSLNEELKKNGTHRPAMLVDLDILDRNIDTLMKGFGRDQQYRVVVKSLPSPDLLDHIMKRARTPRLMVFHQPFLSHVAEKFPRSDVLMGKPMPVESAHIFYRRFSRRSGFDPSRQLQWLVDTEERLSRYQELARAQNLKLKINVEIDVGLHRGGVRAPSDLVPILDRILADPAHLEFSGFMGYDPHVVKIPRIITSPAAAYARSQKRYGEFIDMARKHRGGIRIDGLCLNGAGSPTLRLHKAGSLARDLSAGSCLVKPTDFDITSLDDFIPASFIATPVLKKLGHTFIPGIEAAEGLTSWWDPNSEQSFFIYGGKWMARYESPEGLQNNGLYGQSTNQHMVNGSGKIPLNVGDHIFLRPEQSEFVFLQFGDILPLRGGKITGQWPILRQG; encoded by the coding sequence ATGAACAGGCGACAGTTCCTGATACTACTGGCCGGAGCCGGGGCCGGCCTTGCCTCGGTATATGCCTTCAAGCCATCACGAAAAGGCGCTCCCTACTCTCCTTATTTCAAATCGCTCAATGAAGAACTGAAAAAGAACGGAACCCACAGACCCGCCATGCTGGTTGACCTGGACATTCTTGACCGCAACATAGACACGCTCATGAAAGGATTCGGCAGAGACCAACAGTACCGCGTTGTGGTAAAATCCCTGCCGAGCCCGGACCTGCTGGACCACATTATGAAAAGGGCCCGAACCCCGCGGCTCATGGTGTTCCACCAGCCCTTTCTGAGCCACGTAGCTGAAAAATTCCCCCGTTCCGATGTGCTCATGGGAAAGCCCATGCCCGTAGAAAGCGCCCATATTTTTTACCGCCGTTTTTCACGGCGTTCCGGCTTTGATCCATCGCGGCAGCTGCAATGGCTCGTCGATACGGAAGAGAGGCTCAGCCGGTACCAGGAACTGGCACGGGCGCAGAATCTGAAACTGAAAATCAATGTAGAGATCGATGTGGGACTGCACAGGGGAGGAGTCAGGGCTCCGTCAGACCTTGTTCCCATTCTGGACAGGATTCTCGCTGACCCGGCGCACCTGGAATTCTCCGGATTCATGGGATACGATCCCCACGTTGTAAAAATTCCCCGCATCATAACCAGTCCGGCCGCGGCCTATGCCCGCTCCCAGAAACGCTACGGGGAATTCATCGACATGGCAAGAAAACACCGCGGCGGAATACGAATCGACGGGCTCTGTCTGAACGGTGCGGGCAGCCCCACACTGAGACTTCACAAGGCCGGAAGCCTGGCAAGGGATCTTTCAGCCGGTTCCTGCCTTGTAAAACCCACGGATTTCGATATCACGAGCCTTGACGATTTTATCCCGGCCTCCTTTATCGCCACGCCCGTCCTGAAAAAACTGGGCCATACTTTCATCCCGGGTATCGAAGCGGCCGAAGGATTGACATCCTGGTGGGACCCGAATTCGGAGCAATCATTTTTCATTTACGGCGGCAAGTGGATGGCCAGGTATGAATCACCGGAAGGACTGCAGAACAACGGGCTCTACGGACAGAGCACCAACCAGCACATGGTAAACGGCTCGGGAAAGATACCGCTCAATGTGGGCGACCACATTTTCCTGCGTCCCGAACAGAGCGAATTTGTTTTTCTCCAGTTCGGAGACATCCTGCCCCTGCGCGGCGGCAAAATTACGGGGCAATGGCCGATTCTCAGGCAGGGCTGA
- a CDS encoding carnitine dehydratase → MKTPGEQALLQGTCKYFLRTGKLPVSMPQFNNTILLAFFNYFICNLQLFLDKYFSCCTIYPLFLCGSRRKGRRRTGSYMERSFAGGSKSPIDIDNTGGVIMMDIFEGTRIIDFTNTVSGPVCTMLMGDMGAEVIKVERPGTGDEARFFPPYKDGMSASFVVMNHGKKSLTLDMRKPEGVQLFKELVAASDVLVENFRPGVMKKLGIDYDTLCQINPRLVMCSISGYGQYGPLSPLPAYDSVIQAASGLMSTTGFPENPPVRAGTLIMDMASSMFSAYAIAAALYGREKSGRGDYIDIAMYDVAVQFLEAKFMDYTINKKMSPRTGNRYPFVTPFDTYKTSDGHIMIICAGDHTFKMLAGAMGRPELADDERFKDFMKRNANEPALKEIIEQWTGAYTTKELWNILIENGVPGAPVHSVQDVIEHPHTRERGLLQELEQPGAGTFTIPGPAYKARNSVMKARGPAPKLGEHNESVIRDILGKKPEEYVKIKSSGILG, encoded by the coding sequence ATGAAAACTCCGGGAGAACAGGCTCTTTTACAGGGAACGTGTAAATATTTCCTCCGGACCGGAAAATTGCCTGTATCAATGCCCCAATTTAATAATACAATATTACTTGCATTTTTCAACTATTTTATTTGCAATTTACAACTATTTCTTGACAAATATTTCTCCTGCTGCACAATATATCCATTGTTCCTGTGTGGCTCCCGCCGGAAAGGCAGGCGCCGCACAGGCTCATATATGGAGCGGAGCTTCGCCGGCGGTTCCAAAAGCCCCATAGATATAGACAACACTGGAGGTGTGATCATGATGGATATTTTTGAAGGAACCAGAATCATAGATTTTACAAACACGGTGTCAGGACCGGTCTGCACAATGCTCATGGGAGATATGGGTGCGGAAGTAATCAAGGTTGAGCGGCCGGGTACAGGCGATGAGGCGCGCTTTTTCCCTCCATACAAGGATGGCATGTCGGCCTCCTTTGTGGTAATGAACCACGGCAAAAAGAGCCTGACCCTGGACATGAGAAAACCCGAGGGGGTGCAGCTCTTTAAAGAACTCGTTGCGGCCTCCGATGTCCTGGTGGAAAATTTCCGTCCCGGCGTCATGAAAAAGCTGGGTATCGATTACGATACGTTGTGCCAGATAAATCCCCGTCTTGTCATGTGCTCCATTTCAGGTTACGGCCAGTACGGCCCGCTCTCACCTCTTCCCGCTTATGATTCCGTAATACAGGCGGCCAGCGGGCTCATGAGCACCACGGGTTTTCCCGAGAATCCTCCAGTCAGGGCAGGCACGCTTATCATGGACATGGCCAGCTCAATGTTTTCCGCCTATGCCATCGCAGCAGCGCTGTATGGAAGAGAAAAAAGCGGGCGCGGCGATTATATTGATATAGCTATGTATGATGTGGCGGTCCAGTTTCTCGAGGCTAAATTCATGGACTACACCATCAACAAAAAGATGTCTCCCCGCACGGGAAACCGTTATCCCTTTGTTACTCCTTTCGACACTTACAAAACGTCCGACGGCCACATAATGATCATCTGCGCCGGAGACCACACCTTCAAAATGCTGGCCGGCGCAATGGGACGGCCGGAACTTGCCGATGACGAACGCTTCAAGGATTTCATGAAACGGAACGCCAATGAACCGGCATTGAAGGAGATAATAGAACAATGGACAGGCGCTTATACAACAAAGGAGTTATGGAACATCCTTATCGAAAACGGTGTCCCGGGAGCGCCGGTGCACTCCGTACAGGACGTTATAGAACATCCCCATACCAGGGAACGGGGACTCCTGCAGGAACTGGAGCAGCCCGGGGCAGGAACCTTTACCATTCCCGGACCGGCATACAAGGCCAGGAACAGCGTCATGAAGGCCCGCGGTCCGGCGCCGAAACTGGGCGAGCATAATGAAAGCGTTATCAGGGACATCCTGGGGAAAAAGCCGGAGGAATATGTAAAAATAAAATCCTCGGGAATCCTTGGCTGA
- a CDS encoding thioesterase family protein gives MSTSTWRISMHSFDSDMNLVKNTDGVYDAVISDRWLINGAPNGGYLIALLAAAMDHVSEKKSTPIITANFISRCKPGPAVIAVDRITQSSQFDRIQARIIQDGTEKVRACGTFIDPKNNGMDKRFESGPPELAPPEECFLIPSIPNYTLYDNMDILLDPCCAGWMKGSLTDVSEHRGWISFKEKRDHDLMSVSLFTDAFPPPVFVSQGPVAWVPTIEFSLNVRSIPAGDEALRAVFKTRFVSHGICEEDGELWDTSGELVAISRQISLFRKN, from the coding sequence ATGAGTACTTCAACATGGAGGATATCAATGCATTCCTTTGACAGTGACATGAACCTGGTAAAAAACACCGATGGCGTATATGATGCCGTCATATCCGACAGGTGGCTCATAAACGGAGCACCCAATGGCGGCTACCTCATCGCTCTCCTGGCCGCAGCCATGGACCACGTAAGCGAGAAAAAATCCACGCCCATCATCACGGCGAATTTCATCTCGCGGTGCAAGCCGGGCCCCGCCGTCATCGCCGTGGACAGGATAACGCAATCCAGCCAGTTCGACCGCATACAGGCACGCATTATCCAGGATGGTACGGAAAAAGTCCGGGCCTGCGGAACGTTCATTGATCCGAAAAACAACGGCATGGACAAACGCTTTGAATCGGGACCGCCCGAGCTCGCGCCGCCCGAAGAATGCTTCCTCATCCCGAGCATTCCCAATTATACGCTCTACGACAACATGGATATACTTCTCGATCCCTGCTGCGCCGGATGGATGAAGGGGAGTCTTACCGATGTTTCGGAACACCGGGGCTGGATCTCGTTCAAGGAGAAAAGAGACCATGACCTCATGTCCGTTTCCCTGTTTACCGATGCATTCCCTCCCCCCGTATTCGTGAGCCAGGGACCCGTGGCCTGGGTTCCAACAATCGAATTCAGCCTCAACGTGAGAAGCATCCCCGCGGGGGACGAGGCACTCCGGGCCGTATTCAAAACACGCTTCGTGAGCCATGGGATCTGCGAAGAGGACGGGGAACTCTGGGATACTAGCGGAGAGCTTGTGGCCATATCAAGGCAGATTTCCCTCTTCAGGAAAAACTGA
- the bfr gene encoding bacterioferritin, which yields MKGNEKLISALNVLLADELTAINQYMVHSEMCDDWGYEKLHKHFEKRAIDEMKHAEILIGRILFLEGTPTVSTLNKILIGANVPVQLKNDHTAEEGAIKAYNDAIVLAGEVRDYATRDILQQILNDEDQHMDDIEGLQSQIEQMTLPVFLTTQVTE from the coding sequence ATGAAAGGTAATGAAAAACTGATCAGCGCATTGAACGTTCTGCTTGCCGATGAACTTACGGCCATCAATCAGTACATGGTGCATTCCGAAATGTGCGATGACTGGGGATATGAAAAACTCCACAAGCATTTTGAAAAACGCGCCATCGACGAGATGAAACATGCCGAGATCCTCATCGGACGGATACTTTTTCTCGAAGGGACTCCCACGGTGTCGACCCTGAACAAAATTCTCATCGGCGCTAACGTGCCGGTTCAGCTGAAAAACGATCATACCGCCGAGGAAGGAGCCATCAAGGCCTACAATGACGCCATCGTACTGGCCGGCGAAGTTCGTGACTACGCCACCCGCGACATCCTTCAGCAGATTCTCAATGATGAAGACCAGCATATGGACGACATCGAAGGGCTCCAGAGCCAGATCGAACAGATGACGCTCCCGGTGTTCCTCACCACGCAGGTCACGGAGTAA